In one Bradyrhizobium sp. 4 genomic region, the following are encoded:
- the secD gene encoding protein translocase subunit SecD, translated as MLYFTRWKALGIILTALIVCLCAVPNFFPEAQVKTWPAWAQRRLVLGLDLQGGSYLLLEVDGNYVKKERLDQVRDDVRRTLRDAKIGFTGGVTVRNDAAEVRITKESDLQPALAKLRELSQPLGGLVGSSGQRDLDVTDAGGGVIRLTIPQAAMLDRMRKTIEQSIQIVERRVNELGTVEPVIQRQGNDRILVQVPGLQDPTRLKELLGKTAKMEFRMVDTSVPPDQAQQGRLPPESELLMSASPPPTPYVVKKQVLVAGGDLTDAQASFDQRTSEPVVSFKFNTSGARKFSQATQENVGLPFAIVLDNKVISAPVIREPITGGQGQISGSFTVQSANDLAILLRAGALPAPLTVVEERTVGPGLGQDSIEKGELAAYVGSILVIIFMLLTYRLFGVFANIAVAINVAMIFGLLSLLNATLTLPGIAGIVLTVGIAVDSNVLIYERIREELRGGRNAISAIDAGFKRALATILDSNITTFIAAAVLFYIGTGPVRGFAVTLGIGIITTVFTAFTLTRLIVAWWVRWKRPQSVPI; from the coding sequence ATGTTGTATTTCACGCGGTGGAAGGCGCTCGGGATTATCCTGACGGCGCTGATCGTGTGCCTCTGCGCGGTCCCGAACTTCTTTCCGGAAGCGCAGGTCAAGACCTGGCCCGCCTGGGCGCAGCGTCGGCTCGTGCTCGGCCTCGATCTCCAGGGCGGCTCCTATCTGCTGCTCGAGGTGGACGGCAACTATGTGAAGAAAGAGAGGCTCGACCAGGTCCGCGACGATGTTCGCCGGACGCTGCGCGATGCCAAGATCGGCTTCACCGGCGGCGTCACCGTGCGCAACGACGCGGCCGAGGTGCGGATCACCAAGGAATCCGACCTGCAGCCTGCGCTCGCCAAGCTGCGCGAGCTGTCCCAGCCGCTGGGCGGACTGGTCGGATCCAGCGGTCAGCGCGACCTGGATGTCACTGACGCCGGCGGCGGCGTGATCCGCCTCACCATCCCGCAGGCCGCGATGCTCGACCGCATGCGCAAGACCATCGAGCAGTCGATCCAGATCGTCGAACGCCGCGTCAACGAGCTCGGCACCGTCGAGCCCGTCATCCAGCGCCAGGGCAACGACCGCATCCTGGTACAGGTCCCCGGCCTCCAGGACCCGACTCGTCTGAAGGAATTGCTGGGCAAGACCGCGAAGATGGAATTCCGCATGGTCGATACGTCTGTGCCGCCCGATCAGGCGCAGCAGGGACGTTTGCCGCCGGAATCCGAGCTTCTGATGAGCGCGTCGCCGCCGCCCACACCCTATGTGGTCAAGAAGCAGGTGCTGGTCGCCGGCGGCGATCTGACCGATGCCCAGGCGAGCTTCGACCAGCGCACGAGCGAACCCGTCGTCAGCTTCAAGTTCAATACCTCAGGAGCGCGCAAGTTCTCGCAGGCCACCCAAGAGAACGTCGGGCTGCCTTTTGCGATCGTGCTCGACAACAAGGTCATCTCGGCTCCCGTGATCCGCGAACCGATCACTGGCGGACAGGGCCAGATCTCCGGCAGTTTCACCGTGCAATCGGCCAACGATCTCGCGATCCTGCTGCGCGCCGGCGCGCTGCCGGCACCGCTCACGGTGGTCGAGGAGCGCACCGTCGGTCCGGGCCTCGGCCAGGACTCGATCGAGAAGGGCGAGCTCGCCGCCTATGTCGGCTCGATCCTGGTGATCATCTTCATGCTCTTGACCTACCGGCTGTTCGGCGTGTTCGCCAACATCGCGGTGGCCATCAATGTGGCCATGATCTTCGGCCTGTTGTCGCTGCTCAACGCCACGCTGACGCTGCCCGGCATCGCCGGCATCGTGCTCACCGTCGGCATCGCGGTCGATTCCAACGTGCTGATCTACGAGCGCATCCGCGAGGAATTGCGTGGTGGTCGCAACGCGATCTCGGCGATCGACGCCGGCTTCAAGCGGGCGCTTGCGACCATCCTCGATTCCAACATCACCACTTTCATTGCCGCCGCGGTGCTGTTCTACATCGGCACCGGTCCGGTGCGCGGCTTCGCCGTGACGCTCGGAATCGGCATCATCACCACGGTGTTCACCGCCTTCACCCTGACCCGGCTGATCGTGGCCTGGTGGGTGCGGTGGAAGCGGCCGCAGAGCGTGCCGATCTAG
- a CDS encoding aminotransferase class V-fold PLP-dependent enzyme yields the protein MINIERVRADTPATSRLAYLHNAGAALMPVAVAEAMKQHIDLESEVGGYAAADREAPRLESVYGSVARLLNAAPDEIALMENATVAWQMAFYALPFRQGDRILTAEAEYAANYVAFLQVAKRTGVAIDIVPSDASGELDVDALENMIDERVKLIAITWVPTNGGLVNPAAAVGKIARARGIPYLLDACQAVGQMAVDVEAIGCDMLSATGRRFLRGPRGTGFLYVRRAMLQRLEPPMIDHFAAPWVSRDAYRLRDDARRFETWENNYAARLGLGAAVDYALDIGIGAIEQRCRMLADRLRGGLASIRGIRIRDLGRAPGAIVSFTVDGYEAEAVVSNAAAGGITIGASDPSSTRIDAEIRSLPPVVRASPHYYNTEAEIDRLIVHLAV from the coding sequence TTGATCAACATCGAGCGAGTACGTGCCGACACGCCAGCCACTTCCAGACTTGCGTATCTGCACAACGCGGGGGCGGCTCTCATGCCTGTCGCTGTCGCCGAAGCCATGAAGCAGCATATCGATCTGGAGAGCGAGGTCGGAGGCTATGCCGCCGCCGACCGTGAGGCGCCCCGGCTTGAATCCGTCTACGGCTCAGTGGCGCGCCTGCTGAATGCCGCACCCGATGAGATCGCCCTCATGGAGAATGCGACGGTTGCTTGGCAGATGGCGTTCTACGCGCTTCCATTTCGTCAGGGCGACCGGATCCTGACCGCCGAGGCGGAGTACGCTGCCAACTATGTCGCCTTTCTCCAGGTCGCCAAGCGAACAGGCGTCGCGATCGACATCGTGCCGAGCGATGCTAGCGGCGAGCTCGACGTTGACGCGCTCGAAAACATGATCGATGAGCGCGTGAAACTGATTGCGATCACATGGGTTCCGACCAATGGCGGGCTGGTCAATCCGGCTGCGGCCGTCGGCAAGATCGCGCGAGCGCGAGGCATTCCTTATCTGCTCGACGCCTGCCAGGCGGTCGGACAAATGGCGGTCGACGTCGAGGCCATCGGCTGTGACATGTTGTCGGCGACCGGTCGCAGATTCCTCCGCGGCCCGCGCGGCACCGGTTTTCTCTACGTTCGCCGGGCGATGCTGCAGCGGCTCGAACCGCCAATGATCGACCACTTCGCCGCACCCTGGGTGTCCCGGGACGCTTACCGGCTGCGTGACGATGCGCGCCGTTTCGAGACCTGGGAGAACAACTACGCAGCCCGGCTTGGGCTGGGCGCGGCTGTCGATTATGCCCTCGATATCGGCATAGGCGCCATCGAGCAGCGTTGCCGCATGCTGGCGGACCGCCTCCGGGGCGGCCTTGCGTCCATTCGCGGTATCAGAATTCGTGACCTCGGACGCGCTCCGGGAGCCATCGTCAGCTTCACGGTGGACGGGTACGAGGCTGAAGCGGTCGTCAGCAACGCGGCCGCAGGCGGCATCACGATCGGTGCCTCAGATCCGTCGAGCACGCGCATCGATGCCGAAATTCGCTCGCTGCCGCCGGTGGTGCGCGCCTCCCCGCATTACTACAATACGGAAGCCGAGATCGATCGGTTGATCGTCCATCTGGCGGTTTGA
- a CDS encoding GFA family protein, giving the protein MAKKYTAQCACGAIKFEFSTDPSFIANCHCNDCKRASGGEMATFFAVPEDDFTLLCGKPKAFHYIANSGKGLDRNFCPECGSRVFTTNLDSFPKTVFVQLGSLDRPDLVAPKLEMFTKRRMSWNTPLNLPQFEEMPH; this is encoded by the coding sequence ATGGCCAAAAAATACACCGCTCAATGCGCCTGTGGCGCAATCAAGTTCGAATTCAGCACCGATCCGTCCTTCATCGCCAATTGTCATTGCAACGACTGCAAGCGCGCTTCCGGCGGCGAGATGGCGACCTTCTTCGCGGTGCCCGAGGACGATTTCACGCTTCTCTGCGGCAAGCCGAAGGCGTTTCACTACATCGCCAATTCCGGCAAAGGCCTGGATCGCAATTTCTGCCCGGAATGCGGTTCGCGGGTCTTTACCACTAACCTCGATAGCTTCCCCAAGACGGTCTTCGTCCAGTTGGGCAGCCTCGACCGGCCCGACCTCGTCGCACCGAAGCTCGAGATGTTCACCAAGCGTCGCATGTCGTGGAACACGCCGCTCAACCTGCCGCAGTTCGAGGAAATGCCGCACTGA
- the yajC gene encoding preprotein translocase subunit YajC produces MLITPAYAQAAGAGDTSGMLMSLLPFALIFVIMYFLILRPQQKKVRDHADLVKNIRRGDTVVTSGGLVGKVTKVVDDDQIEFEIADGVRVRQMRSMVSGVRAKGEPAKESKESAKDSAKDDAAAK; encoded by the coding sequence ATGCTGATTACCCCTGCGTATGCCCAGGCTGCGGGCGCCGGCGACACCAGTGGCATGTTGATGTCGCTGCTGCCGTTCGCCCTGATCTTCGTGATCATGTACTTCCTGATTCTGCGTCCGCAGCAGAAGAAGGTCCGTGACCACGCCGACCTCGTGAAGAACATCCGCCGCGGCGACACCGTCGTGACCTCGGGCGGCCTCGTCGGCAAGGTCACCAAGGTCGTCGACGACGACCAGATCGAGTTCGAGATCGCCGATGGTGTGCGCGTGCGGCAGATGCGCTCGATGGTCTCTGGCGTGCGCGCCAAGGGCGAGCCGGCCAAGGAATCCAAGGAAAGCGCCAAGGATAGCGCCAAGGACGACGCCGCGGCGAAGTGA
- a CDS encoding phytoene/squalene synthase family protein: protein MSGSAPAPDSAAFCADLVRSHDFPRYAATLFAPAAERRALLALYAFNVEIVRVRDQVSQPLPGEIRLQWWTDMLSGQVHGSAEGNPVAAELLRAIRDFDLPVEPLSLLADEHQFDLYNDPMPTMAALEGYLAATSSALFDLAARIMGPPSEAAEHLARHAGLAQGIIQVIANLPRDAARRQLFMPQQVLASHDCDVEDVFAGKETPNLRAALDQLSGEARQHLTTALSLLVEVPASVRPAFLPLGQARADLKRLSQPGRNPFTPQPLSRLRALWTLWRASRSREFTK, encoded by the coding sequence ATGAGTGGCTCCGCGCCGGCGCCGGATTCTGCCGCGTTCTGCGCTGACCTCGTACGCAGCCACGACTTTCCGCGCTATGCCGCGACCCTGTTCGCGCCCGCTGCCGAGCGTCGCGCGCTGCTGGCGCTCTATGCCTTCAATGTCGAGATCGTCCGCGTCCGCGACCAGGTGAGCCAGCCCTTGCCCGGTGAAATCCGCCTGCAATGGTGGACCGACATGCTGTCGGGCCAGGTCCATGGCAGCGCCGAGGGCAATCCGGTAGCGGCGGAGCTTCTCCGCGCAATCCGTGATTTCGACCTGCCGGTCGAGCCGCTGTCGCTGCTCGCCGACGAGCATCAATTCGATCTCTACAACGACCCAATGCCAACAATGGCGGCGCTGGAAGGCTACCTCGCGGCGACCTCATCGGCGCTGTTCGATCTCGCCGCTCGGATCATGGGACCACCGTCGGAGGCGGCCGAGCATCTCGCCCGCCATGCCGGGCTGGCGCAGGGCATCATACAGGTCATCGCCAATCTGCCGCGCGATGCGGCGCGCCGGCAATTGTTCATGCCGCAGCAGGTGCTGGCGAGCCACGATTGCGACGTGGAAGACGTGTTCGCCGGCAAGGAGACGCCAAACTTGCGCGCCGCGCTGGACCAACTCTCGGGCGAGGCGCGGCAACATTTGACGACGGCCTTGTCGCTGCTGGTGGAGGTGCCGGCATCAGTGCGTCCAGCGTTCCTTCCGCTCGGACAAGCGCGGGCCGACCTCAAGCGCCTGTCGCAGCCCGGGCGCAATCCATTTACGCCGCAACCGTTATCGCGGCTGCGTGCGCTGTGGACGCTTTGGCGGGCTTCACGTTCGCGGGAATTTACCAAATAG
- a CDS encoding Mth938-like domain-containing protein, with protein sequence MAGDPNAPHFPRSAPIEAYGKGGFAFAGMSHRGSLLCLPDAIWAWDITDPAKIDRYSLDRVFKSANSIDTLLIGTGTGVWLPPAELRQALKAARVVLDTMQTGPAVRTYNIMIGERRRVAAALIAVP encoded by the coding sequence ATGGCCGGCGATCCCAACGCACCGCATTTCCCCCGCTCGGCGCCGATCGAAGCCTATGGCAAGGGCGGCTTTGCCTTTGCCGGCATGTCGCATCGGGGATCGCTGCTTTGCCTGCCCGACGCGATCTGGGCCTGGGACATAACGGACCCCGCGAAGATCGACCGCTATTCGCTGGATCGAGTCTTTAAGTCCGCCAACAGCATCGACACGCTCCTGATCGGCACCGGAACCGGGGTCTGGCTGCCGCCAGCGGAACTGCGCCAGGCGCTCAAAGCGGCGAGGGTGGTTCTGGATACGATGCAGACCGGTCCCGCCGTGCGCACCTACAACATCATGATCGGCGAACGGCGGCGCGTCGCGGCCGCGCTGATCGCCGTGCCATGA
- a CDS encoding threonine ammonia-lyase produces MAELSQSISSDLSGLPVAPADIHAAAETIRGAVVETPCSYSRTLSNICGCDIWLKFENLQFTSSFKERGALNRLTALTPEERARGVVAMSAGNHAQGVAYHAKRLGIPATIVMPVGTPMVKVENTRHHGAEVVVTGATLEEAAAYARSHGEACGMIFVHPYDDPLVIAGQGTVGLEILKAVPELDTLVVPIGGGGLISGIAIAAKSIKPSLRILGVEAWLYPSMYNAIHNGNLPARGDTLAEGIAVKSPGKLTTEIVRRLVDDIALVNEAELERAVATLISIEKTVVEGAGAAGLAALMSDPSRFASQKVGLVLSGGNIDTRLIASVLTRELAREGRLTQLSLDIPDRPGQLAAVAALLAEAGANIIEVSHQRTFSDLPAKATLLQLVIETRDSAHLDEVMAKLGASGLSARCT; encoded by the coding sequence ATGGCTGAGTTGTCCCAAAGCATCTCCTCAGATCTCAGCGGCCTTCCGGTCGCACCGGCCGACATCCATGCCGCTGCCGAGACGATCCGCGGCGCCGTCGTCGAGACGCCCTGTAGCTACAGCCGCACGCTGAGCAATATCTGCGGCTGCGACATCTGGCTGAAATTCGAGAACCTCCAGTTCACCTCCTCGTTCAAGGAGCGCGGCGCGCTCAACCGCCTCACGGCGCTGACGCCGGAGGAGCGCGCGCGAGGCGTCGTCGCGATGTCGGCGGGTAATCACGCGCAAGGCGTCGCCTATCACGCCAAGCGGCTCGGCATTCCCGCCACCATCGTCATGCCGGTCGGCACACCCATGGTGAAGGTCGAAAACACCAGGCATCACGGCGCCGAGGTGGTGGTGACGGGTGCCACGCTGGAGGAGGCGGCCGCGTATGCGCGCAGCCACGGCGAAGCCTGCGGCATGATCTTCGTCCATCCCTATGACGATCCGCTTGTCATCGCGGGGCAGGGCACGGTCGGGCTGGAAATACTCAAGGCCGTGCCGGAGCTCGATACGCTGGTCGTCCCGATCGGCGGCGGTGGCCTGATCAGCGGGATCGCCATTGCCGCGAAATCGATCAAGCCGTCGCTGCGGATCCTCGGCGTCGAGGCCTGGCTCTACCCCTCGATGTACAATGCCATCCATAACGGCAATCTGCCGGCGCGTGGCGACACACTCGCCGAAGGCATTGCGGTGAAGTCGCCCGGCAAGCTCACGACCGAAATCGTCCGCCGCCTTGTCGACGACATTGCGCTCGTCAACGAAGCCGAGCTCGAGCGCGCGGTGGCAACCCTGATCTCGATCGAGAAGACGGTTGTCGAAGGCGCCGGCGCCGCCGGTCTCGCCGCACTGATGTCCGACCCGTCCCGTTTCGCCAGCCAGAAGGTCGGGCTGGTGCTGAGCGGCGGCAATATCGACACGCGGCTGATTGCATCAGTCCTGACCCGCGAGTTGGCGCGTGAGGGGCGGCTCACCCAGCTGTCGCTCGACATCCCCGACAGGCCTGGCCAACTGGCTGCGGTCGCGGCACTGCTGGCCGAGGCCGGCGCCAACATCATCGAGGTCTCGCACCAGCGCACCTTCTCGGATCTTCCAGCCAAGGCAACGTTGCTGCAATTGGTGATCGAGACCCGCGACAGCGCCCATCTCGACGAGGTCATGGCGAAGCTTGGGGCATCCGGATTGAGTGCGCGCTGTACCTGA
- a CDS encoding ATP-binding protein has protein sequence MPQKPSKSPAGKGPRTPATKPARVAAKRPKAALKAASKTTSKATSKTTSKAGQSVSQERMVRALETIAAHLSAQGKPAVERESFKQADAFVWHPDGRLAAVPRVSRVELFLLKGVDRMRDILMENTERFANGLPANNALLWGARGMGKSSLVKAAHASINAERKPADRLKLIEIHREDIESLPALMEQLRASSFRFIVFCDDLSFDGNDASYKSLKAVLEGGIEGRPENVILYATSNRRHLLAREMIENERSTAINPGEAVEEKVSLSDRFGLWLGFHRCSQDEYLAMVRGYCSHFGVKVDDDALEREALEWSTTRGSRSGRVAWQFVQELAGRLGVKLTAT, from the coding sequence ATGCCCCAAAAACCAAGCAAAAGCCCGGCCGGCAAAGGCCCCCGTACCCCTGCCACGAAGCCAGCCCGCGTCGCGGCAAAACGTCCCAAGGCCGCCCTCAAAGCGGCTTCCAAGACGACTTCCAAGGCGACTTCCAAGACAACTTCGAAGGCCGGCCAAAGCGTCTCCCAGGAGCGCATGGTTCGCGCGCTGGAGACGATCGCGGCGCACCTCTCCGCTCAAGGCAAGCCCGCCGTCGAACGCGAGTCGTTCAAGCAGGCGGATGCTTTCGTCTGGCATCCGGACGGCCGCCTTGCGGCGGTGCCGCGGGTCAGCCGCGTCGAACTGTTCCTGCTCAAGGGCGTCGACCGAATGCGCGACATCCTGATGGAGAACACCGAGCGCTTCGCCAACGGATTGCCCGCCAACAACGCATTGCTCTGGGGCGCGCGCGGCATGGGCAAGTCGTCGCTCGTGAAGGCGGCGCATGCCAGCATCAACGCGGAGCGCAAACCGGCCGACAGACTGAAGCTGATCGAGATTCATCGCGAGGACATCGAGAGCCTGCCGGCGCTGATGGAGCAGCTTCGCGCCTCGTCCTTCCGCTTCATCGTGTTCTGCGACGACCTCTCCTTCGACGGCAATGATGCGTCCTACAAATCGCTCAAGGCGGTGCTCGAAGGTGGCATCGAGGGTCGGCCGGAGAACGTCATCCTCTACGCCACCTCCAACCGCCGCCATCTGCTGGCGCGCGAGATGATCGAGAACGAGCGCTCGACCGCGATCAATCCCGGCGAAGCCGTCGAGGAGAAGGTCTCGCTGTCGGATCGCTTTGGTCTCTGGCTCGGCTTCCACCGCTGCAGCCAGGACGAATATCTCGCCATGGTGCGGGGCTATTGCAGCCATTTCGGCGTCAAGGTCGACGACGACGCGCTGGAGCGCGAGGCCCTTGAATGGTCGACGACGCGCGGCTCGCGCTCGGGCCGCGTCGCCTGGCAGTTCGTGCAGGAGCTTGCGGGACGGCTTGGCGTGAAGCTGACG
- the secF gene encoding protein translocase subunit SecF, producing MNHTVLIGLGVLIAILTVVAAFGWLPSLRIVPDDTHFDFTRFRRISFPISAALSIVAITLFFTHGLNFGIDFRGGTLLEVQAKSGTADIAAMRTTLDGLRLGEVQLQQFGGPADVLIRVAEQPGGDAAQQEAVQKVRTALGDSVDYRRVEVVGPRVSGELLAYGMLGLMLAIVSILVYLWFRFEWQFALGAMIANVHDIVLTIGFMSISQVDFDLTSIAALLTILGYSLNDTVVIYDRIREMLRRYKKMPMPQLLNESINSTLSRSIITHFTVTLALLALLLFGGHAIHSFTAVMMFGVVLVGTYTSIFIAAPILIYLGVGEHREDAVDKATPAKKSKA from the coding sequence GTGAATCACACCGTTCTCATCGGGCTCGGCGTCCTCATTGCCATCCTCACCGTGGTTGCGGCATTCGGCTGGCTGCCGTCGCTGCGCATCGTCCCCGACGATACTCATTTCGACTTCACGCGGTTTCGCCGGATCAGTTTCCCGATCTCGGCGGCGCTGTCGATCGTCGCGATCACGCTGTTCTTCACCCATGGACTGAATTTCGGCATCGACTTCCGCGGCGGCACGCTGCTGGAGGTGCAGGCCAAGTCTGGCACCGCCGATATTGCGGCGATGCGTACGACGTTGGATGGCCTGCGTCTCGGCGAAGTCCAGTTGCAGCAATTCGGCGGCCCCGCGGACGTCCTGATCCGCGTGGCGGAGCAGCCGGGCGGCGACGCCGCACAGCAGGAGGCCGTGCAGAAGGTCCGCACCGCGCTTGGCGATTCCGTCGACTATCGCCGCGTCGAGGTGGTGGGACCGCGCGTCTCCGGCGAGCTGCTGGCCTACGGCATGCTCGGCCTGATGCTGGCGATCGTCTCGATCCTGGTCTACCTCTGGTTCCGCTTCGAGTGGCAGTTCGCGCTCGGGGCCATGATCGCCAACGTGCACGACATCGTGCTGACGATCGGCTTCATGTCGATCAGCCAAGTCGATTTCGACCTGACCAGCATCGCGGCGCTTCTGACTATTTTGGGCTATTCGCTCAACGACACCGTCGTCATCTACGACCGCATCCGTGAAATGCTGCGGCGCTACAAGAAGATGCCGATGCCGCAGCTTCTCAACGAATCAATCAACTCGACGCTGTCGCGCTCGATCATCACCCATTTCACCGTGACGCTGGCGCTGCTGGCGCTGCTGCTGTTCGGCGGCCATGCCATCCACAGCTTCACCGCGGTGATGATGTTCGGCGTGGTGCTGGTCGGCACGTATACCTCGATCTTCATTGCAGCCCCGATCCTGATCTATCTCGGCGTCGGCGAGCATCGCGAAGATGCGGTCGATAAGGCTACGCCGGCGAAGAAAAGCAAGGCATGA